Within the Senegalia massiliensis genome, the region GAGTAAAACTAGATAACCTATAGCATTTCCCACAATAAAAATCATAATGAATCTCAATATAGAATTTCTATTGAATTTAAATTCTCTCTCATAATTAATATGAAACACAGAAAATAATAATGAGCTTATCATTACAAATGGTTCCTCATATTTCAATATTGGAAACATATTTAGCAAGCTCATTAAAATAATACCTCTAAATAGAATCTCTTCAAAAATAGGTACTACAAAAGAAAAATAATAGAATTCTGAACTATTCCAACTATGAGCTGCAGCAGTACCATTTAGATTTTGATCAGTTAAAAAATAAAATATTAAAATTCCTGATATCCAAGAAAATATATGTTTAATGGCTTCTTTGATATATAAAATATTTCCCCAAGGTTTATATTCACCAGGAATTATAAAAATAAGTACTATGAATAATATAGAACCCCAAAGAAAAGCCCACTGACTAGACCAAAGCAAAGTATTTTTACTTAAAAAATTCTTCTTATATAAAAAGAATTCTAGAATTGTATAGAGAAAAAGTGAAAAAATCATTATAATTATCCATAACAT harbors:
- a CDS encoding CPBP family intramembrane glutamic endopeptidase — its product is MLWIIIMIFSLFLYTILEFFLYKKNFLSKNTLLWSSQWAFLWGSILFIVLIFIIPGEYKPWGNILYIKEAIKHIFSWISGILIFYFLTDQNLNGTAAAHSWNSSEFYYFSFVVPIFEEILFRGIILMSLLNMFPILKYEEPFVMISSLLFSVFHINYEREFKFNRNSILRFIMIFIVGNAIGYLVLLTSSLWMSILMHILINLTGSIYFNVKKKRIRVQ